Proteins from a genomic interval of Quercus lobata isolate SW786 chromosome 11, ValleyOak3.0 Primary Assembly, whole genome shotgun sequence:
- the LOC115969229 gene encoding putative HVA22-like protein g: MFSRLQTLLWLVFGYTYPAYECFKTLEKNKPEMEQLLFWCQYWIIVAMLTIFERIEDTFILWLPLYSEAKLAIFIYLWHPKTKARI; this comes from the exons ATGTTCTCCAGGTTACAAACACTATTGTG GCTTGTTTTTGGCTATACCTATCCGGCTTATGAGTGTTTTAAAACTTTGGAGAAGAATAAGCCAGAGATGGAGCAACTTCTTTTTTGGTGCCAATACTG GATTATAGTTGCTATGCTTACTATCTTTGAGAGAATTGAAGATACTTTCATTTTATG GCTACCACTGTATAGTGAAGCAAAGTTGGCAATCTTTATATATCTTTGGCATCCTAAAACAAAGGCACGCATTTGA
- the LOC115969227 gene encoding HVA22-like protein i isoform X1: MHQLFSGLKMMGSFLSRSLLLVFGYAYPAYECFKTVEKNKPEIEQLLFWCQYWIIVAMLTVFERVVDTFISWLPLYSEAKLAIFIYLWHPKTKGTSYVYNSFFQPYVAKHEGEIDHTLLELRVNAWDIAILYWQKAENFGQTRFFEILQYVSSQSAARPKPDKVSIDKEK, encoded by the exons ATGCACCAATTGTTTTCGGGACTTAAAATGATGGGGTCATTTCTTTCAAGATCACTTTT GCTTGTTTTTGGCTATGCTTATCCGGCTTATGAGTGTTTTAAAACTGTCGAGAAGAATAAGCCTGAGATTGAGCAACTTCTCTTTTGGTGCCAATACTG GATTATAGTTGCTATGCTTACGGTCTTTGAGAGAGTTGTGGATACTTTCATTTCGTG gcTACCACTGTACAGTGAAGCAAAGTTGGCAATCTTTATATATCTTTGGCATCCTAAAACAAAG GGAACATCATATGTTTATAATTCTTTCTTCCAGCCTTATGTGGCTAAACATGAAGGGGAAATTGATCACACCTTATTGGAGTTGAGAGTTAATGCTTGGGATATTGCAATTCTGTATTGGCAAAAGGCTGAGAATTTTGGCCAAACAAGGTTTTTTGAGATTCTGCAGTATGTTTCATCTCAGTCAGCAGCACGGCCTAAACCTGATAAGGTATCCATTGACAAGGAAAAGTAA
- the LOC115969227 gene encoding HVA22-like protein i isoform X2, whose amino-acid sequence MHQLFSGLKMMGSFLSRSLLLVFGYAYPAYECFKTVEKNKPEIEQLLFWCQYWIIVAMLTVFERVVDTFISRLPLYSEAKLAIFIYLWHPKTKGTSYVYNSFFQPYVAKHEGEIDHTLLELRVNAWDIAILYWQKAENFGQTRFFEILQYVSSQSAARPKPDKVSIDKEK is encoded by the exons ATGCACCAATTGTTTTCGGGACTTAAAATGATGGGGTCATTTCTTTCAAGATCACTTTT GCTTGTTTTTGGCTATGCTTATCCGGCTTATGAGTGTTTTAAAACTGTCGAGAAGAATAAGCCTGAGATTGAGCAACTTCTCTTTTGGTGCCAATACTG GATTATAGTTGCTATGCTTACGGTCTTTGAGAGAGTTGTGGATACTTTCATTTC aaggcTACCACTGTACAGTGAAGCAAAGTTGGCAATCTTTATATATCTTTGGCATCCTAAAACAAAG GGAACATCATATGTTTATAATTCTTTCTTCCAGCCTTATGTGGCTAAACATGAAGGGGAAATTGATCACACCTTATTGGAGTTGAGAGTTAATGCTTGGGATATTGCAATTCTGTATTGGCAAAAGGCTGAGAATTTTGGCCAAACAAGGTTTTTTGAGATTCTGCAGTATGTTTCATCTCAGTCAGCAGCACGGCCTAAACCTGATAAGGTATCCATTGACAAGGAAAAGTAA
- the LOC115969227 gene encoding HVA22-like protein i isoform X4, with product MLIRLMSVLKLSRRISLRLSNFSFGANTVAMLTVFERVVDTFISWLPLYSEAKLAIFIYLWHPKTKGTSYVYNSFFQPYVAKHEGEIDHTLLELRVNAWDIAILYWQKAENFGQTRFFEILQYVSSQSAARPKPDKVSIDKEK from the exons ATGCTTATCCGGCTTATGAGTGTTTTAAAACTGTCGAGAAGAATAAGCCTGAGATTGAGCAACTTCTCTTTTGGTGCCAATACTG TTGCTATGCTTACGGTCTTTGAGAGAGTTGTGGATACTTTCATTTCGTG gcTACCACTGTACAGTGAAGCAAAGTTGGCAATCTTTATATATCTTTGGCATCCTAAAACAAAG GGAACATCATATGTTTATAATTCTTTCTTCCAGCCTTATGTGGCTAAACATGAAGGGGAAATTGATCACACCTTATTGGAGTTGAGAGTTAATGCTTGGGATATTGCAATTCTGTATTGGCAAAAGGCTGAGAATTTTGGCCAAACAAGGTTTTTTGAGATTCTGCAGTATGTTTCATCTCAGTCAGCAGCACGGCCTAAACCTGATAAGGTATCCATTGACAAGGAAAAGTAA
- the LOC115969227 gene encoding HVA22-like protein i isoform X3, with product MHQLFSGLKMMGSFLSRSLLLVFGYAYPAYECFKTVEKNKPEIEQLLFWCQYWLPLYSEAKLAIFIYLWHPKTKGTSYVYNSFFQPYVAKHEGEIDHTLLELRVNAWDIAILYWQKAENFGQTRFFEILQYVSSQSAARPKPDKVSIDKEK from the exons ATGCACCAATTGTTTTCGGGACTTAAAATGATGGGGTCATTTCTTTCAAGATCACTTTT GCTTGTTTTTGGCTATGCTTATCCGGCTTATGAGTGTTTTAAAACTGTCGAGAAGAATAAGCCTGAGATTGAGCAACTTCTCTTTTGGTGCCAATACTG gcTACCACTGTACAGTGAAGCAAAGTTGGCAATCTTTATATATCTTTGGCATCCTAAAACAAAG GGAACATCATATGTTTATAATTCTTTCTTCCAGCCTTATGTGGCTAAACATGAAGGGGAAATTGATCACACCTTATTGGAGTTGAGAGTTAATGCTTGGGATATTGCAATTCTGTATTGGCAAAAGGCTGAGAATTTTGGCCAAACAAGGTTTTTTGAGATTCTGCAGTATGTTTCATCTCAGTCAGCAGCACGGCCTAAACCTGATAAGGTATCCATTGACAAGGAAAAGTAA